A window of the Williamwhitmania taraxaci genome harbors these coding sequences:
- a CDS encoding tetratricopeptide repeat protein has product MKRYFLLLFLLLPVFVVGQRIERVNLDSSSDSLKAKYYFHEAIKSKLAQQYTISYELLKRCAKLEKDNPAYFYELSIVSYNLQKSKESVDFASRAYYADTSNRYYALNYVQMLSLSGKNLEAIWIYEKLLKSHYSTLEDYINLTYLFQRIGDGKSAIETLNAGEGKFGIQELISGSKIDIYTNLKDYSSASLEALKLASTDTLNARYILILFEVNLNFGYIDKARNYLDEAYALDTLNPLVLLNMCNFYLGKGEFDLFFKYLNDYQSLSDGAEEAYVLLSKLLSNSAIASKYLDSIQGATNRIDVIQPGSTFSADLNSQIATIKQDIPASIIFLRRVVYSPSANENIWERYLSLLMQQQQHDSIQIITDRLLNTYPENPFIPFIKSISLWQMKQDKQALTILEKYKGRISFRQAIIPDYLASMGDLYHSTGNTKMAFKTYDQVLKIKPDHFSVLNNYAYYLSVLNKRLDEALTMSRLTVDGDPSNFTYLDTYGWILYKLKRYSDAEVFIRKAIVGGSDENAEVLEHYGDVLFKLNRVDEAIVYWRMALKLEPNRLWIEKKINNKSIN; this is encoded by the coding sequence ATGAAAAGATATTTTCTGTTGCTTTTTCTTCTGCTTCCTGTTTTTGTTGTTGGCCAAAGAATTGAGAGAGTAAATTTGGACTCCTCATCCGACTCTCTAAAAGCAAAGTACTATTTTCATGAAGCAATTAAAAGTAAGCTTGCGCAACAGTATACAATTTCTTATGAGTTGTTGAAGCGCTGTGCAAAACTAGAGAAAGATAATCCTGCTTATTTCTACGAACTCTCTATTGTCTCTTACAATTTGCAAAAAAGCAAAGAGTCTGTCGATTTTGCAAGTCGTGCTTACTATGCCGATACGTCAAACCGCTACTATGCTCTTAATTATGTGCAGATGCTCTCTCTTTCAGGAAAAAATTTGGAGGCTATATGGATTTATGAGAAGCTTTTAAAAAGTCATTACTCTACGCTAGAGGACTACATTAATTTAACTTATTTATTTCAGAGGATAGGCGATGGTAAGAGTGCTATTGAGACGCTTAACGCAGGTGAGGGAAAATTTGGTATTCAAGAGTTAATTTCTGGTTCAAAAATCGATATATATACTAATCTGAAAGATTATTCTTCGGCTAGCTTGGAGGCTCTAAAGTTGGCTTCTACCGATACTCTTAATGCTCGTTATATACTTATACTGTTTGAGGTTAATTTGAATTTTGGATATATTGACAAGGCACGCAATTATTTGGACGAAGCATATGCTCTTGACACATTGAATCCGCTTGTTTTACTTAATATGTGCAACTTCTATTTAGGAAAGGGCGAATTTGATCTTTTCTTTAAATATTTGAATGATTATCAGAGTCTAAGTGACGGTGCTGAAGAGGCATACGTGCTTTTAAGTAAACTTTTATCTAATTCAGCGATTGCATCCAAGTATTTGGACTCTATTCAAGGTGCAACCAATAGAATTGACGTTATTCAGCCTGGATCAACTTTTTCTGCAGATCTTAATTCTCAAATCGCGACTATCAAGCAGGATATACCTGCTTCAATTATTTTTTTACGTAGAGTTGTTTATAGTCCGTCAGCTAACGAGAATATTTGGGAACGCTATTTAAGCCTATTAATGCAGCAGCAACAACATGACTCAATTCAAATAATTACGGATAGACTCCTAAATACTTACCCCGAAAACCCTTTTATACCATTTATTAAGAGTATTTCATTGTGGCAGATGAAACAAGATAAGCAAGCATTAACCATTCTTGAAAAATACAAAGGTCGTATTAGTTTTCGGCAAGCAATTATTCCCGATTATTTGGCTTCTATGGGTGATTTGTATCATTCTACCGGAAATACTAAAATGGCTTTTAAGACTTATGATCAGGTTTTAAAAATTAAGCCAGATCATTTTTCTGTGCTCAATAACTATGCTTATTATTTAAGTGTTCTTAATAAAAGACTCGATGAGGCATTAACTATGAGTCGGCTTACTGTCGATGGTGATCCTAGCAATTTTACCTATTTGGATACATATGGCTGGATACTTTACAAGTTAAAACGTTATAGCGACGCAGAAGTTTTTATACGTAAAGCTATTGTAGGTGGAAGTGATGAGAATGCCGAAGTTCTCGAACATTATGGCGATGTCTTGTTTAAACTAAATAGGGTCGATGAGGCAATTGTGTATTGGAGGATGGCACTTAAGTTAGAGCCGAATAGACTGTGGATTGAAAAGAAAATCAACAATAAATCAATTAACTAA
- a CDS encoding murein hydrolase activator EnvC family protein gives MDRLRLALFVLGLTLLVGSVFGQSVKELQKKKSSILNELQVTQNLISQSEKEKEVSLNRLLLLRSQVQSRRKLIENLTQEISALNEEIIEGELRLSLLIVQLSDVKVAYSSLVIAAFKSRYNQQKLIFIFSSKDFNQAYQRMRYFREFSDLIKHKGDEIVVTTTAVTREINSVKQKKESLNQAIASRNKEVASLSSSENAVNVMVVQLQNKATQLRVEQQRLSLESLRIEKEIAALVEEERRKSSVNGKIIYSPTDQKASTKFDDNRGKFPIPLMGGVVVEQFGEHNHPILAHVKVKSNGVKLVSSTGTTVFSIFNGSISKVLTIPGLNKIIIVRHGKYITVYSNLSEVFVKVGDVISLGQSIGTVKSGNYLQFEIWNENQPLNPEVWLRNN, from the coding sequence ATGGACAGACTACGATTAGCTCTATTCGTTTTGGGTTTAACTCTACTTGTTGGGAGTGTTTTTGGTCAATCTGTAAAAGAACTTCAAAAGAAAAAGAGTAGTATTTTAAATGAGTTACAAGTCACTCAGAATCTTATTAGTCAGTCTGAAAAGGAGAAAGAAGTTTCTTTGAATCGATTATTGCTGCTAAGAAGCCAAGTGCAATCGAGGCGTAAACTAATCGAGAATCTCACTCAAGAGATATCCGCTCTGAATGAGGAAATAATTGAAGGCGAATTGAGACTTTCACTACTTATCGTTCAGTTATCAGATGTGAAGGTTGCCTATAGTAGTTTGGTAATAGCTGCATTTAAGAGTCGTTATAACCAACAAAAGTTAATTTTCATCTTTAGTTCTAAAGATTTCAATCAGGCTTATCAGCGAATGCGCTACTTCCGCGAGTTTAGTGACTTAATTAAGCATAAGGGTGATGAGATTGTTGTTACAACGACGGCTGTTACTCGTGAAATTAATTCTGTAAAGCAAAAAAAAGAAAGTTTAAATCAGGCAATTGCATCCCGTAACAAAGAGGTTGCTTCGCTGAGTAGTTCAGAAAATGCAGTTAACGTTATGGTTGTGCAACTTCAAAATAAAGCCACGCAACTTAGAGTGGAGCAACAGCGACTTTCTCTGGAAAGTCTAAGAATTGAAAAAGAAATTGCAGCGTTAGTGGAGGAGGAGCGTAGAAAGTCTTCTGTTAATGGTAAGATCATTTATTCACCTACCGACCAAAAGGCCAGTACTAAGTTTGACGATAATCGCGGTAAATTTCCAATTCCTCTGATGGGTGGGGTTGTTGTTGAGCAATTTGGTGAGCATAACCATCCCATCTTGGCTCATGTAAAAGTTAAGAGTAATGGTGTTAAACTTGTAAGCTCTACAGGAACAACTGTTTTTTCAATTTTTAACGGAAGTATTAGCAAGGTTCTTACCATCCCTGGATTAAATAAAATTATTATTGTTAGACACGGTAAGTATATTACAGTCTATTCCAATTTGTCTGAAGTGTTCGTTAAAGTAGGTGATGTGATTAGTTTAGGTCAAAGTATTGGAACTGTAAAATCGGGTAATTACCTGCAGTTTGAAATATGGAACGAAAACCAACCGCTTAATCCCGAAGTGTGGTTGAGAAATAATTAA
- a CDS encoding ATP-binding protein: protein MEKRLTISSKLENICLVEKLIDEVSDVLQLSSELYGKVLIATVEAVNNGIVHGNKLRPDKKVEVILTFQSPVLRILINDQGSGFDYSSVPDPTTPENIENIHGRGVFLMQHLSDSVSFDNNGSTVELIFNL from the coding sequence ATGGAAAAACGGCTTACTATTTCTTCTAAGCTGGAGAATATTTGTCTAGTAGAAAAACTCATCGATGAAGTTTCCGATGTGTTACAGCTTAGTTCCGAACTTTATGGCAAAGTTTTAATTGCTACAGTTGAAGCCGTGAACAACGGTATTGTGCATGGAAATAAACTCCGACCGGACAAAAAGGTTGAGGTTATTCTAACATTCCAGTCGCCTGTTTTGAGAATTCTTATTAACGATCAAGGATCGGGATTCGATTACTCTAGCGTGCCTGATCCTACCACACCGGAGAATATTGAGAATATTCATGGGCGAGGAGTTTTTTTGATGCAACATCTTTCAGATTCTGTATCGTTCGATAATAATGGTTCTACTGTTGAACTTATTTTTAATTTGTAG
- the ybeY gene encoding rRNA maturation RNase YbeY produces MAISFYSEDTNYCLKNRRLLANWVKSCIANEGKKCGDISFIFCSDDHLLSINRQYLQHDYYTDVITFDYCTGDIVSGDIFVSVDTVRENSALFNKAFLDELHRVIIHGILHLCGHGDKSDQDASKMRLLEDNSLNLLPNK; encoded by the coding sequence GTGGCGATTTCTTTTTATAGCGAGGATACTAATTACTGTCTAAAGAATCGTCGTTTACTTGCGAATTGGGTAAAGAGTTGTATTGCTAATGAAGGGAAAAAGTGTGGAGATATTTCTTTCATTTTTTGTTCCGACGATCATTTGCTCTCTATCAATCGACAATATCTTCAACACGATTATTATACTGATGTGATTACCTTTGATTATTGCACCGGAGATATTGTGTCGGGTGATATATTTGTAAGCGTGGATACCGTTAGGGAAAATTCCGCTTTGTTCAACAAAGCGTTTCTCGATGAACTTCATAGGGTAATCATTCATGGTATCTTGCATTTGTGCGGTCATGGCGATAAGTCGGATCAAGATGCCTCCAAAATGCGGTTATTAGAAGACAATAGTCTAAATTTGTTGCCCAACAAATAG
- the mnmG gene encoding tRNA uridine-5-carboxymethylaminomethyl(34) synthesis enzyme MnmG — MSFSFDVIVVGAGHAGCEAAAAAANLGSNTLLITMDMTKMAQMSCNPAIGGIAKGQIVREIDALGGYTGIVTDKTSIQFRMLNRSKGPAMWSPRAQCDRTLFSIEWRNVLESLPTLSFWQDNVIGLLSHNGCVTGVETSLGIRFYAKSVVMTNGTFLNGIIHVGRKNITGGRSGEPGSVGVTASLLDLGFESGRMKTGTPMRVDGRSVDFSKLTIQYGDSPASKFSFLNSIKPVTKQLPCYTAYTNLDVHGTIKTGFLDSPLFNGTIKSIGPRYCPSIEDKVRTFYDKDQHQLFLEPEGWNSCEYYLNGFSSSLPFEIQIAALKKVVGFENVKVFRPGYAIEYDFFQPTQLKHSLETKLISGLFFAGQINGTTGYEEAAAQGLVAGINAHQLIHDSDPLILSRDQAYIGVLIDDLVNKGVDEPYRMFTSRAEYRILLRQDNADERLTPIAYELGLASKERYDLMLNKREFVSRVIKAIKETSVTPGQLNSLLISRVSAEISQSKKAIDILLRPEISIYDIVVFIPLVAEIETEYDGVWSEVLESAEILLKYAGYIERERIVADKLKRLEHIKINPDFDYAQLASLSTEARQKLARIKPVDIGQASRIPGVSPSDINVLLVCFGR, encoded by the coding sequence ATGAGTTTTTCTTTTGATGTAATTGTTGTCGGAGCAGGTCATGCCGGCTGTGAGGCGGCCGCTGCGGCTGCAAATCTGGGTAGTAACACGTTACTTATTACCATGGATATGACCAAAATGGCTCAAATGAGTTGTAATCCTGCTATTGGCGGAATTGCTAAAGGCCAGATTGTTCGTGAAATTGATGCATTAGGTGGATATACCGGGATAGTAACTGATAAAACGAGCATTCAATTTCGAATGTTAAACCGCAGTAAAGGGCCAGCGATGTGGAGTCCGCGTGCACAATGTGACAGAACCCTTTTTTCAATTGAATGGAGAAATGTTTTAGAAAGTTTGCCAACTCTTTCTTTTTGGCAAGATAATGTTATTGGTTTGCTTTCTCATAATGGCTGCGTTACTGGCGTTGAAACAAGCTTAGGTATTCGATTTTATGCCAAGAGCGTTGTGATGACCAATGGAACTTTTCTTAATGGAATTATACATGTAGGGCGAAAAAACATTACAGGTGGTCGGTCGGGGGAACCTGGATCGGTTGGTGTTACAGCTAGTTTACTCGATCTTGGTTTTGAATCTGGACGAATGAAAACTGGTACACCAATGCGGGTAGATGGTCGTTCTGTGGATTTCTCTAAACTGACGATTCAGTATGGTGACAGTCCTGCGAGTAAGTTTTCTTTTCTAAATTCGATAAAGCCGGTTACGAAACAATTGCCGTGCTACACTGCATATACTAATTTAGATGTTCATGGTACAATCAAAACTGGATTCCTTGATAGTCCTTTGTTTAATGGTACCATTAAAAGTATTGGACCTCGTTACTGCCCCAGTATAGAGGATAAGGTTCGAACTTTTTATGATAAAGACCAGCATCAACTCTTTTTAGAGCCGGAAGGCTGGAATAGTTGTGAGTACTATTTGAATGGATTTAGTAGTTCTCTACCATTTGAGATTCAAATTGCGGCGTTAAAAAAAGTTGTTGGTTTTGAAAACGTAAAGGTTTTTCGTCCTGGTTATGCGATTGAATATGACTTCTTTCAGCCTACTCAATTGAAACATTCATTGGAGACTAAATTGATTTCCGGTTTGTTTTTTGCAGGGCAAATTAATGGGACTACAGGTTACGAAGAAGCAGCCGCACAAGGATTGGTCGCTGGGATTAATGCTCATCAGCTAATTCATGACTCGGATCCTTTAATACTCAGCAGAGATCAGGCTTATATTGGCGTTTTGATAGACGATCTTGTTAATAAAGGTGTTGACGAGCCTTATCGTATGTTTACCAGCAGGGCGGAGTATCGCATCTTGCTGCGACAGGATAATGCCGATGAAAGGCTTACACCTATTGCTTATGAATTGGGACTGGCTTCAAAAGAGCGCTACGATTTGATGTTGAATAAGCGTGAATTCGTTAGTCGGGTTATTAAGGCCATTAAGGAAACTAGTGTCACGCCCGGGCAGTTAAACTCGCTTCTTATTAGCAGAGTTAGCGCAGAGATATCTCAGAGTAAAAAGGCTATTGATATTCTATTACGTCCTGAAATATCAATCTATGACATTGTAGTTTTTATCCCACTGGTTGCTGAAATTGAGACTGAATATGATGGTGTTTGGAGCGAGGTGTTGGAATCCGCTGAGATACTATTAAAATATGCCGGCTACATAGAGCGAGAGCGAATTGTTGCCGATAAATTGAAGCGATTAGAGCATATAAAAATAAACCCAGATTTCGATTATGCCCAACTCGCATCACTGTCAACGGAGGCTCGGCAAAAGCTTGCAAGAATTAAACCGGTAGACATCGGTCAGGCTAGTCGCATTCCCGGGGTAAGCCCTTCTGATATCAATGTTCTCTTGGTCTGTTTTGGAAGATAG
- the ade gene encoding adenine deaminase yields the protein MKLSGNIVDLERSEVYYGALFVEGARVVDVLKEGPERSGERYLCPGFIDSHVHIESSMVSPSRFGAEAVKHGTVAVVTDPHEIANVLGVPGIDFMIEDSKKSQVKFYFGAPSCVPATFFESSGAIIDEGDIARLMARDDIFFLAEMMNFPGVIYNDPRVIKKIEHAKEYGKPIDGHAPGLMGDQLSAYAGAGISTDHECFSMEEARAKMKLGMKILIREGSAAKNFDALHELIAEAPDLVMFCTDDCHPNDFRNGHINLLVKRAIALGYDFFSVLKIACLNPIGHYKLAVGTLKVGDYADFLVLKDLVAFEVVSTYINGVCVTTTEGVLLPLSHTPNNFNCETISLSDIRVEAKSLKVRVIEIEDGELITGSGEGCPTVVDSSLCSNVDADILKIVVVNRYEKATPAIGFIKGLKLSNGAIATTVAHDSHNIICAGVSDEDIVMAINHIIENKGGLCIYDSKELSILPLPIAGLMCDCSVNEAADRYESLEKRTRSLGCTLKSPFMTLSFMALIVIPELKLSDKGLFSTSKFDFVDLFVN from the coding sequence ATGAAATTGTCTGGAAATATTGTTGACCTTGAGAGGTCGGAGGTTTATTACGGTGCCTTGTTTGTGGAAGGGGCGCGGGTTGTTGATGTGTTAAAGGAGGGGCCGGAGCGGTCCGGTGAGCGCTATTTGTGCCCTGGGTTTATAGACTCTCATGTACACATTGAGAGTTCTATGGTGTCTCCTTCGAGGTTTGGTGCGGAGGCAGTAAAGCACGGCACTGTGGCTGTAGTAACCGATCCACACGAAATCGCCAATGTTTTAGGTGTTCCGGGCATCGACTTTATGATTGAAGACTCAAAGAAGAGTCAAGTGAAATTTTATTTTGGGGCACCTTCTTGTGTTCCTGCTACGTTTTTTGAATCATCTGGAGCGATAATTGACGAGGGGGATATAGCGCGGTTAATGGCGCGTGACGACATTTTCTTCTTGGCTGAAATGATGAATTTCCCTGGGGTTATCTATAATGACCCACGGGTAATAAAAAAGATTGAGCACGCTAAGGAGTATGGCAAACCTATTGATGGCCATGCACCAGGATTAATGGGCGATCAACTTTCTGCATATGCTGGTGCTGGGATTTCAACCGATCACGAATGCTTTTCAATGGAGGAGGCAAGGGCCAAAATGAAACTTGGCATGAAAATCTTGATCAGAGAGGGTAGTGCGGCAAAAAATTTCGATGCATTGCATGAGTTAATTGCCGAGGCTCCGGATTTGGTGATGTTCTGCACCGACGATTGTCACCCTAATGATTTTAGAAATGGTCATATTAATCTGCTTGTAAAGCGCGCCATTGCGTTGGGATATGATTTTTTTTCTGTTCTAAAAATTGCGTGCTTAAACCCTATTGGTCATTATAAACTTGCTGTAGGGACTCTTAAAGTAGGTGATTATGCCGATTTTCTAGTTCTAAAGGACTTGGTCGCTTTCGAGGTTGTTTCTACCTATATTAACGGCGTTTGTGTTACCACTACAGAGGGAGTTTTGTTGCCGCTTTCTCACACTCCAAATAATTTCAATTGCGAAACAATATCGCTTTCAGATATTCGTGTGGAGGCAAAATCGCTTAAAGTAAGGGTCATCGAGATTGAGGATGGAGAGTTGATTACTGGATCTGGAGAGGGTTGCCCAACGGTTGTTGATTCGAGCCTTTGTTCGAATGTGGATGCCGATATACTCAAGATTGTTGTTGTAAATAGGTATGAGAAGGCTACCCCCGCAATAGGTTTTATTAAAGGCTTAAAGTTAAGTAATGGAGCAATTGCAACAACAGTAGCTCATGATAGTCATAATATTATATGTGCAGGTGTCTCTGATGAGGATATAGTCATGGCGATTAACCATATTATTGAAAATAAGGGTGGACTTTGTATTTATGATAGCAAAGAGTTGTCCATTTTACCGCTTCCGATTGCCGGACTTATGTGCGATTGTTCTGTAAATGAAGCGGCCGACAGGTATGAATCGTTAGAGAAACGAACTCGATCACTCGGTTGTACATTAAAAAGCCCATTTATGACTTTGTCTTTTATGGCTCTTATCGTAATTCCTGAATTAAAACTTTCGGATAAGGGTCTTTTTTCAACTTCGAAATTTGATTTTGTCGATTTGTTTGTGAATTAA
- the uvrC gene encoding excinuclease ABC subunit UvrC, with translation MDTSFDYKVALESLPSLPGVYQFFDRTGKIIYVGKAKNLRKRVSSYFNKTHQSGKVTVLVRKIVEIRHIIVNTESDALLLENTLIKQFQPRYNILLKDDKTYPWVVITTEDFPRVFVTRRTGIDGWRYYGPYTSGISVRGLMELFRNIYKVRSCKLPLTTSSIRAGKFKVCLEYHIGNCPAPCEGLQSEESYHDNIRSITSILRGNTTDVIKEMKVSMALLSAELKFEKAQLFKDRIDLLLNWQIKSTVVNSSITNVDVVYLYLESSFGVASFFRVVHGSVVQSITFEVKANLDESKEEILTVVLNELKLRFGFLCREVLVPFLPEIENFVGINLIIPQRGDKKILLDLAEKNCKEHLASKMKILEKVDPGRRAELLLLRMQKELHIVRPPKRIECFDNSNLQGTNPVAACVVFIDGKPAKSEYRHFNIKTVVGPDDFASMEEVVFRRYERRLLEGAELPDLIVVDGGKGQLSATYNTLEKLNLHDKIPLIGLAKRLEEIFSPFDSTPLYLDKNSDTLRVLMYIRDEAHRFGITFHRNKRSKFFLESELDHIPGVGQKSKEALLRKFGNLDAIKVATIVQLQEVVKLKIAGSVFGYFNN, from the coding sequence ATGGACACGTCTTTCGACTACAAAGTTGCACTTGAATCGTTACCCTCACTTCCGGGGGTTTACCAGTTCTTCGACCGGACTGGTAAGATTATTTATGTGGGAAAGGCTAAGAACCTCAGGAAGCGTGTTTCCTCTTACTTCAATAAAACACATCAAAGCGGCAAGGTAACGGTGCTCGTTCGTAAAATTGTCGAAATTCGACACATTATTGTCAATACCGAATCGGACGCACTTTTGCTTGAAAATACTCTGATTAAGCAATTTCAGCCCAGGTACAATATTTTACTCAAAGACGATAAAACATATCCGTGGGTAGTTATTACAACTGAAGATTTTCCACGCGTTTTTGTAACCAGGCGCACGGGCATTGACGGATGGCGCTATTATGGTCCCTATACCTCAGGAATTAGTGTGCGTGGATTAATGGAATTGTTTCGCAATATATATAAAGTTAGATCTTGTAAACTTCCGCTAACTACATCCTCAATTCGAGCTGGTAAGTTTAAAGTTTGTTTGGAATACCATATTGGAAATTGTCCTGCTCCATGCGAGGGTCTTCAGTCCGAAGAAAGTTACCACGATAACATTCGAAGTATTACTTCAATTCTGCGCGGAAATACGACTGACGTTATTAAGGAAATGAAAGTTTCCATGGCATTGTTGTCGGCTGAATTGAAGTTCGAAAAAGCACAATTATTTAAAGATCGTATAGATTTACTGTTGAATTGGCAAATAAAGTCAACCGTTGTAAACTCCTCTATTACAAATGTTGATGTTGTATACCTTTATCTAGAATCTTCTTTTGGCGTTGCTAGCTTCTTTAGGGTAGTGCATGGTTCAGTCGTCCAATCAATAACCTTTGAGGTAAAGGCTAATTTGGATGAATCCAAGGAAGAAATTCTTACCGTTGTTTTAAATGAATTGAAATTGCGGTTTGGTTTTTTATGCCGAGAAGTTCTTGTTCCTTTTTTGCCCGAAATAGAAAACTTTGTCGGTATTAATCTAATCATACCGCAGCGTGGTGATAAGAAAATACTACTAGATCTTGCAGAGAAAAATTGTAAGGAGCACTTGGCTTCAAAAATGAAGATTCTTGAAAAAGTTGACCCTGGAAGAAGGGCTGAGTTATTACTTCTGCGAATGCAAAAAGAATTGCATATTGTTAGACCGCCTAAGCGCATTGAATGTTTTGATAACTCAAATCTACAGGGGACAAACCCGGTTGCTGCGTGTGTTGTTTTTATTGATGGAAAGCCAGCTAAATCGGAGTATAGGCACTTCAATATTAAAACTGTAGTCGGTCCTGACGATTTTGCTTCAATGGAGGAGGTTGTGTTTAGACGCTATGAGAGGAGGTTGTTGGAAGGAGCTGAACTGCCTGATTTAATAGTTGTTGATGGTGGTAAAGGACAATTGTCTGCCACCTATAATACCTTAGAAAAACTTAATTTGCATGACAAGATACCGTTAATTGGTTTGGCGAAACGCCTAGAGGAGATATTCTCGCCTTTTGATTCAACTCCACTGTATCTTGATAAAAATTCTGATACACTGCGGGTCTTAATGTATATTCGGGATGAAGCTCACCGATTTGGAATTACATTTCATAGGAATAAGCGGAGTAAATTTTTCTTGGAAAGCGAACTCGATCATATTCCTGGCGTTGGGCAAAAATCGAAGGAGGCACTCCTTAGAAAATTTGGTAATCTGGATGCTATTAAAGTAGCTACTATTGTACAACTCCAAGAGGTGGTAAAATTGAAAATTGCTGGTAGTGTTTTTGGCTATTTCAATAATTAA
- a CDS encoding DUF4271 domain-containing protein: MGNFAEDSFNICFQADSTQVVQNAGDSTTKLVHLKDSPVVKKKEQRIEHLDSSKATSVVQSKYKPVFETPQTSYANDTIFELPTVGDFGSTLQGSVFLVENYSNNLFKGATPLVSKRQSYSFNEFSGRVFTEVAGKENNTMLSAGKPIKHFVFNSWLLFILIITLSASMILFRRYFQKYFGLILLSAINIREAERFFDSKTSLYQRILFITNSLLIGSICLAVFNYLTLVSDTFDSSVKSFLIIALVVIAYLGYRNILLSSFAVVSDLRDFFSSLSFHHFVFNFIITLFLLFFGVLSTYLPFEFRILPLYGSLIIASMLLIMRALRSLRLFILHRFSIFYWFLYFCALELMPLAFLFYGLKRLVIIA, encoded by the coding sequence ATGGGAAATTTTGCAGAAGATAGTTTCAATATCTGTTTTCAGGCGGATTCCACTCAAGTGGTACAAAATGCTGGAGATAGTACCACCAAGTTGGTTCACCTTAAAGACTCACCAGTTGTTAAGAAAAAAGAACAACGTATTGAACATCTAGACTCGTCAAAAGCCACCTCCGTGGTTCAGTCTAAGTACAAACCTGTTTTTGAAACGCCCCAAACTAGTTATGCCAATGATACCATCTTTGAATTGCCAACAGTAGGTGATTTTGGATCAACTCTTCAAGGTAGTGTCTTTTTGGTGGAAAATTATTCAAATAATCTATTTAAAGGTGCTACTCCTTTAGTCTCTAAAAGACAAAGTTATAGTTTCAACGAATTTAGTGGACGTGTATTTACTGAAGTTGCTGGAAAAGAGAATAATACGATGTTGTCGGCGGGTAAACCTATTAAGCATTTTGTGTTTAATTCGTGGCTTTTGTTCATATTAATTATCACGCTATCAGCGAGTATGATTCTTTTTCGCCGTTATTTTCAAAAATATTTCGGCTTAATCCTTCTCAGTGCCATTAATATCCGTGAAGCCGAACGATTTTTTGATAGCAAAACAAGTCTCTACCAACGAATCTTATTTATTACGAATTCTCTTTTGATAGGTTCAATCTGCCTTGCTGTTTTCAATTATCTAACTCTCGTTTCTGACACTTTTGATTCTTCGGTAAAATCTTTTCTGATTATTGCTTTGGTTGTTATTGCATACCTTGGTTATCGAAATATATTGCTTTCCAGTTTTGCTGTCGTAAGTGATTTACGCGATTTCTTTTCTTCGTTGTCGTTTCATCATTTCGTTTTCAACTTTATAATTACACTTTTTCTTTTGTTTTTTGGAGTATTGTCAACCTACTTACCTTTCGAATTCCGAATTTTACCTCTTTATGGAAGCCTAATTATTGCATCTATGCTTTTAATAATGAGGGCATTAAGATCTCTTCGTCTTTTTATTTTGCACAGATTTTCTATTTTCTATTGGTTTTTATACTTTTGTGCGCTTGAATTAATGCCTTTAGCCTTTTTATTTTATGGCTTAAAAAGGTTAGTTATTATTGCCTAA